CAAAAGCGCGAGTACCTGCCGCGCTGCGCCGCCGGGGCCATCACCGCCTTCCTGCTGACGGAACCGGATGTGGGCAGCGATCCCGCCCGGCTGGGCAGCACGGCAACGCCAACGGACGACGGCGATGCGTACCTCCTGGACGGCGTCAAGCTTTGGACCACCAACGGAGTGGTTGCGGAACTGGTGGTGGTGATGGCCGTGGTCCCTGCGCACACTGATGCGGACGGCACCATGCACAAGGGCGGCATCAGCGCGTTCGTGGTGGAGATGGACTCGCCGGGCATCACCGTGGAGAACCGGAATGCGTTCATGGGCCTGCGCGGGATTGAGAACGGCGTCACCAGGTTCCACCAGGTCCGCGTGCCGGCTGCCAACCGGCTGGGCCGCGAAGGCCAAGGCCTGAAGATCGCGCTGACCACGCTCAATACCGGGCGCCTTGCGCTGCCTGCGCTGTGCGTGGCCTCCGGCCGGTGGAGCCTGAAGATTGCCCGGGAATGGTCCAACGCCCGCACTCAATGGGGCAGGCCGGTGGGCGAGCACGAGGCCGTGGGCAAGAAGATCGCCTTCATCGCGGCTTCCGCCTTTGCGCTGGATGCGGTGTTCGAGCTCTCGGCCGAACTTGCGGACGCCGGCCAGAAGGACGTGCGGATTGAAGCCGCCCTGGCCAAGCTCTGGGCCACGGAGATCAGCTGCCAAATCGCCGACGAACTGGTGCAGATCCGCGGCGGCAGGGGCTTTGAGACCGCCGAATCCCTGGCTGCACGCGGCGAGCGCGCCGTCCCGGCCGAGCAGCAGCTGAGGGACCTGAGGATCAACCGGATTTTCGAGGGGTCCTCGGAGATCATGCGGCTGCTGATCGCCCGGGAAGCGGTGGACGCGCACCTGGCCGCCGCGGGCGAGCTTGCATCCCTTGACGCAAGCCTGTCCGATAAGGCGAAGGCCGCCGTCGGCGCTTCCGGTTTTTATGCCAAGTGGCTCCCCAAGCTGGTGGCCGGGGCCGGCATGGACCCGCGCTCGTACAGCGACTTCGGCCGGCTGGCCAAGCAGCTGCGGTTCGTGGAGCGCTCGTCCCGGCGCCTTGCACGGCAGACGTTCTACGCCATGGGCCGCTGGCAGGCCAGGCTCGAAAGGAAGCAGGCGTTCCTGGGCAGGGTGGTGGACATCGGCGCCGAGCTGTTCGCCATGACGGCCTGCTGCGCCCGGGCGGAGATGCTGCTCCGCACCGCTCCCGAAAAGGCCGCCAGCGCCTACGAACTCGCCGAGGCGTACTGCGAGCAGGCCAGGGTGCGCGTGGACGAATACTTCGACCAGCTATGGCGGAACACGGACGACGGCGACCACGCCCTCACGCGGAAGGTCCTCGCCGGAGAGTACACCTGGCTGGAGGAAGGCGTGCTGGACCAGTCTGAAGGAACGGGTCCGTGGATCGCCGACGCCTCTCCCGGCCCCTCCCAGAAGGACAACCTGCACCGCAGGTACCGGTAAAGCTGCAGGTCACAAAATAGTAAGCATCCTTGCTATCCCTCCGGGCCGATGGTTGAGTGGATTCATGAGCAGCTCAACAGACCCAGACAACCTGCCTTCGAGGCGAGCCCGGGAGGACGCTGACCGGAACCGAAACCAGCGCGACGATACCGCCGGCGGCGAACCCACCCGCTCCTACCCGCAGGTGCCGGCAACCGATGCCGCCCCTACCTCCGCCTACGACCGCGTGCCGGCGGACCGCACAGGATCCTCGGGCGCCTACGCCGAGCGGGACTACGTCGCCACGCCCCCTGCCCCGGCTGCTGATCCGAACCTCACAGACCGGCAGACTGCCGTCGCCCGGGAAAAGGAACGGTTCGGCGGCATCAAGGTGGGCTCCGCGTTCTTCGGCTGGCTCACGGCCACGGGCATGGCCGTCCTGCTGACCGCCCTCGTGGCGGCGGCCGGAACCGCCGTTGGCCTTGCCACCAACACGGACGTCAATGAGGCCGTCAACCAGGCGGCGCAGAACCAGGGCACGGTGGGGCTGGTGGGCATCATTGTCCTGCTGGTCATCCTGTTCCTGTCCTACTATTGCGGCGGTTACGTGGCAGGACGCATGGCGCGCTTCAACGGCGCCAAGCAGGGCGTCATGGTGTGGATCTGGGCGCTGATCGTGGCAGTACTCGTTTCCATCCTTGGCCTCGTGTTCGGACAGCAGTTCAACGTCCTGGCCAACCTGAACAGCTTCCCGCGCATCCCCGTCAATGAGGGCCAGTTGACCACCA
The Arthrobacter sp. PGP41 genome window above contains:
- a CDS encoding acyl-CoA dehydrogenase family protein; the encoded protein is MSSATDSTSATSPATGLTVSTATATDAHPGETPVPAGKLGAGATAQDARAVAEAARETGWERPSFAKGLYLGSFDLGLVHPWPAPDPASVERGEAFMERLTGFARTMDGRVIEREAKIPDEYIRGLADLGVFGMKIPEEYGGLGLSLVYYGRALALLGSVHPSLGALLSAHQSIGVPEPVKVFGTPEQKREYLPRCAAGAITAFLLTEPDVGSDPARLGSTATPTDDGDAYLLDGVKLWTTNGVVAELVVVMAVVPAHTDADGTMHKGGISAFVVEMDSPGITVENRNAFMGLRGIENGVTRFHQVRVPAANRLGREGQGLKIALTTLNTGRLALPALCVASGRWSLKIAREWSNARTQWGRPVGEHEAVGKKIAFIAASAFALDAVFELSAELADAGQKDVRIEAALAKLWATEISCQIADELVQIRGGRGFETAESLAARGERAVPAEQQLRDLRINRIFEGSSEIMRLLIAREAVDAHLAAAGELASLDASLSDKAKAAVGASGFYAKWLPKLVAGAGMDPRSYSDFGRLAKQLRFVERSSRRLARQTFYAMGRWQARLERKQAFLGRVVDIGAELFAMTACCARAEMLLRTAPEKAASAYELAEAYCEQARVRVDEYFDQLWRNTDDGDHALTRKVLAGEYTWLEEGVLDQSEGTGPWIADASPGPSQKDNLHRRYR
- a CDS encoding YrzE family protein, whose protein sequence is MSSSTDPDNLPSRRAREDADRNRNQRDDTAGGEPTRSYPQVPATDAAPTSAYDRVPADRTGSSGAYAERDYVATPPAPAADPNLTDRQTAVAREKERFGGIKVGSAFFGWLTATGMAVLLTALVAAAGTAVGLATNTDVNEAVNQAAQNQGTVGLVGIIVLLVILFLSYYCGGYVAGRMARFNGAKQGVMVWIWALIVAVLVSILGLVFGQQFNVLANLNSFPRIPVNEGQLTTTSIIAAVVVALVALVGAVLGGLAGMHFHRKVDRAGFTPDSDYADE